The Podarcis raffonei isolate rPodRaf1 chromosome Z, rPodRaf1.pri, whole genome shotgun sequence genome segment agcaggcaaaagccaggcgctctttaaaggggctccgtggcttctgctggcttttctaggaggtgggggaattcccccacctcctagaaaagcccgcaggagccgcgcaccctttaaagagcgagcggctcttgggggcttttccccaaggagggagaagggactgactggccgagtcagtcccttctccctcctgcgggcttttgcgggagatgggggaattcccccacctcccgcaaaagcaggcaaaagccgtgcgctctttaaaggggctgcacggctttgctggcttttctaggaattcccccacctcctagaaaagcccgcaggagccgcacagcctttaaagagcgagcggttcttgggggcttttccccaaggagggagaagggactgacgggccgtttcagtcccttctccctcctggtcgaaaagcccgcaggagtcacgcggggctcctgtgggcttttgcgggaggtgggggaattctgccacctcccgcaaaagcagggagaaggtcttggagtagcgcacaggctgcgtgcagcctgtccactgctcccagagctgggggggggggaatcatattttttccttgatttccccccctgaaaactacgtgcgtcctatggtccggtgcgtccaatcgtgcgaaaaatacggtaaatttagtatatcggaaggcgagattccataagacaacagtttggaatggatttttgttgcccatgggctggtaaattcatctctccaaaggcactgaataagatggtaattgggcaatttatgcccaagggacagccagtaattaaaggcatgtctccacatcaggatctctaaggagggggtcttaagttctaagcgaatagccgagttgcttaggagggtagtttcaaaaggcgtctgagaaaaagattttgcaatgtcaccagaggcatgaggtttacaaaagcgccccataaagggaccgcataggccatagttgcaaccacttttgcactataaacttttaaggcagatggaacatgcatagccccctctgtaaagaaaaagcgcaaTAGAGcatagataagggctttgcccttattttgtaagtatgtgatatgcgctttccatcccatattatgctggaagtaaattcctagatattgaaatttgtagacctgttcaattggcttctcctcgagttcccacctatacaatttacgactcctggaaaaaattaggactttagatttggaatggttaatagtaagtaaatttgtttggcaatataacgcaAAGATCTTAAaagccctcctcaaaccgattcttgaatatgagaggatcatcgcatcgtcagcgtacaatagtaaggggcagcgatagtctgcaagcctgggtgcatgaacggtggtttgggcctcaactagggcctccaaggatggagagttcACTACTTTCCGAGGGAGCCCGTTCCACAACAACtctttactgtcagaaaattcttcgtAATGTCTTGATTCCTGTAAATAGAATCTGCTGGTTCAGGTCCTTCCTTCTGGAGGAGCAGACTACACTGAACTTGAAGCAAAATAATCAAACAGGAAAagattaaggaggaggaggaaacaaaagaagacaaaaaacaacaacagcaagattACACGAAAAGGAATATATGAGGAAGAACAGTAGGGTTTGAAAGAAAAGGCTGGATAAAGGGTGGGCGTGGGTTGGACTCAAGCCTTAAGGACATCTGTTTCATATCCAGAAGGTCATAGTTTCAGCCCCCAGCCTCTCCGGGTAGAATTGGAAAAGACTCTGTGCCTGAATgcttagagagctgctgccagccagtgtatacTATGCTAGGCAACTTGCTGTGTTCCACAAGAACTGTTTTATTAAAATTCCTGCGTAGAGACAGAACTTGCAAAAGTGCAAGAAACCCGCAAGACCTAGGTGATTTATTTACTTCCACATCCCTTCCCTAAAGGACTGGGATTGGAGGGCCTGGGCAAAACCACTTCCTTTGTTTACAAAGTTGGCCCGTCAGTTGCAAACAGAgtcctctctccctttcctctctccctACCCTGGTGCTTTCCTTAGATGGTAGGTTTAGAGATATTAGTTTTGCTTTTAGCAAGGACTTGCCCActagagggagagagaaactgaAGGAGTTGTATGTACATTTTTTTGGTGCGTTGGACTAACATAGCCTCTCCTTAATGTTGCAGTGCTCTTTGGACTTATTTTGGTTTGGGTATCAATAAAGCTTTCCAGGTTCCAGTGTGTCCTTGAAAAGGAGTACTTCTGCTCTTCTATTCCAAATGGTGAGTCATCCATCATCCCAAAGACTTATCTATGCTGGGGCATGATTGTTAGAAAATTGTAGAGGGACAAGCTTCCAAAGCCATCACTTTAAGTTTGGGTTtttaagaagatccctgctgggaAACTGTCTTGaggtcacatgccagtggtgggtggtaaAGAGGCGAATGTGTGTGGAGCAAATTTTACCTTTATATGGTAAGCTAGTTGAGATTCAAGGACCCGCCACCTTcttgaggataagaaagacacatggacacggtatattaggttaatgggctaaaaaaggccacaactttattgatttcagcatgtgagaggtattggcattggataaaacaacagagcgtgactccgccccctcagggaggggtgagtctatcaagggttaaccaccagtgggaagagcctgttgatgcaaatacaactgaaagctccccctgatgtcactggggggtcgtgccatggccctagccaccagcaagggcatcggacaggatccgtgactgccggattcctttacagtggtacctcgggttacatatgcttcaggttacatacgcttcaggttacatacgcttcaggttacacactccactaagccagaaatagtgcttcaagttaagaactttgcttcaggataagaacagaaatcaggctctggcagcacggcagcagcaggaggccccattagctaaagtggtgcttcaggttaagaacagtttcaggttaagtacggacctctggaatgaattaagtacttaacctgaggtaccactgtacccataaAATGAAGGGGTAGGCAATGGCCACACCATGCCCTCCAACACACaaccatattccaatgcctaaccaccaatacccaaaaattgtgacgatttgctacaaggtaggcgaaaaaccaagtggccggtgccagtttgccagttggataaaaattcctaccaggccccttggccgACCAAGGTGACCAACCACATGTCTATAGCAATGTCAAGAACCAAGCAATGGACTAAGGGAGGGTGGGTGCGTGATCCaaccagaagcagcagcacaatgGCTGGGAAACGCTGCCGCGGCTGCGTTTGAGCGGCTAAACCCTGCCCCCAAGCctccagctgattggctggccaccTGGGGGTGTGGCGTGGTAGCCAGGGCAGCTGGGCAGGGGGCGAAATGGCCCCGGCCAACGTGGAAACAgctcccgctcacaactcctcccctccttGAGGAGGAGAGACTTTCCTTTCCCAAGACGATCACATATAAAACATAAAGCTATCTCTCAAGCATTTTCTGTTTCTGCCACTTCTAGGTTTCCCAGAAGGGTTGACCTCCATTCTCTTTGTGGTGACCAACATCGGGATTCTCAACTCCACCGTCTTCAGTAGCCCTAGCTTGGCATCAGTGTCCAGCCTCGCCCTAGCAAACAGCGGCATAACGAAAATCAAACCAGGAGCGTTCAGCATTTTCCAAAACCTCCGCAAACTAAGTTTATACCAGAACAGTGTGACGGAGGTTACAGCCTCCTGGCTTTCCAACCCTGGGCATCTAGAAAACCTGACAGTGGCTCAGAACCTCATTGCCAGTATAGGGCCAAAAGACTTTTCAGGGTTTTCCAACCTTACATCGCTGAACTTAGCAAACAATCAGATCTATCAGATATCCAGCAAGAGTTTTAAGGAGCTGACCAAGCTAACACTGCTTGACCTGTCTGGCAATAAGTTAACAACTTTAGCAAGAGATGTATTTGATGGGCTGATGCTCACAGTGATGAAACTTGGTGGAAATCCATGGAACTGCTCCTGTCAACTTCAGGATTTTGGattatttctgcaaggtaggtGCCCAAGGTGGCTAACAACCTAGTTgtgaaaacaatacaattaaaattatttgaaaGCAGCTAGAATTCTCTCTGCAACATCTTGGAGGTTACAAGTGACACTGAAAATTAAATCATATTTTGATTAATTGTGGGATTTTGCAGCTATGGCCAAACTGACAGGGTTTTTTGGACCCACCTGGAAGGAAGACAGAGACAAAATAATTTGGGGAGTCAAATGGCGGACATACATTGATTACAAAAACAGAGATGGTTTAGAACCAAAATGAATTATGTGTTTACAAGGTGTTAGTGAATTAATGCCATAATGTTGTTGTGAATATATGTGCTCCCTTAAATTTGACAACTCTTTTTGAAATTGTGCTTTTGGGAGCTTTTTAAATTGTGATCAGTGTGATAAATGATCTCTTTCTGTTAAATCTTTATAGATTGTTTGTGGATTCAGCACTTAATGTGATTCAACACAGCTTGAACAGTTTAAAAGTGGGAAATGGGCCTCTTCTAATCAGAAGTTTGAGAGAGGCTGGCTTAATCCTACAGACTAACTTTTAAAACCAATTTAAGCAATGCCttcatttttatttgaaaaaattaaTTGCATAAACCATTGAAAATATAAATGGAACCAGACACAATAGATTTCACCGGTGAATCATTTCCCAATCAGTTTTTCCATTGTTCAAGACTGTGTGTCTTTACAGAGTTGATCAATGCGTCACTGCTTGAAGATGCTGCCTCTGTCATTTGCCGAAGTCCACCAAACCTAGAAGGGATTCCTGTCTGGAACATTTCTGACTTGAACTGCCTGCCAGACTTCTTTTCATCAGTCTTTGAGAACAGCTTCCATAAAGTTGGACTACCAGCTTTGCTGGTATGTTTAGGTATGTTTCTGTGTATCTGTTAATGTTTGATAACGTATCTCTGTtgacataagaacacaagaaaggccctgttggatcaggtccaaggtccatctagtccatcatcctgttctcacagtggccaaccagatgccctcatGGGAAGccctagatgggtcattggcctgatcagaCCTGCTTTTCTTACCTTGTTATGTTCTATCTGCTTCTTTTGGAATTCATGTACCCTTTTGAGCTAATATtttacctttcttttttacttttgggCAGTGTTGATTTCGTTCATTCTGATGCTGCTTTTGATCTGGATGGTGAAACGCAGTAATCAACAAATCCAGCCAAGCAAAGAAGCGACTGATCTAACCACCAATGGGCAACCATCTGACTGTGTTGATTCCATGGCTGAACACAGACTGACTGATGGAAAGATCAGAATCACAGAGACAGGGGTGATGTCTCACTCTAGGTTGTTGAGAGTTCGTGCCAAGTCTGCCTCAGCCATATTGTTGCAGGCAGAGTTCTGCCCCAGACCATGTCAGGCCACCAATTTGGCTGATGAAAAGCAAGGGCATCTAACAACTCCCTTCACACTGTTAAATGAAAAAATGCACATGAGAAGTGAGGACCTGTGCAACTTTATGGAACTGTGGTATTACCACAAGCTAGAAACAGACAACAGAAAGGAATTTCAGAGGCATTGCAATGTGAGCTCATTCCCGACTGAAGTATATCTAGAAACTCCAGATATGAAAGTTACTTCAGAAGTGGCAACAAAAAGTTTGCAGGAAAATTGTATTTTGGGAGCATCTGAGAATGATGATAGTAAAGCCTGTGACAGTGTTGAAAATCCCGAACCCTTCTTATATTTAAGTGTTGCTACGACAACAGTTGAAGAGCAAATTGATGTCCCACCTAAAAAAGATGTTGTTATAAAAGCAGGTGGAAGCTGCTTAGTTTCTTTGAAGCGCGCTTTGACATGGCCTTATGAGATAAAATGTTTGGGGCAGAAGTCTAATGTGTTAAGTATTAGAGAATCATTTAAAGGACAGTTCCTCCTGCCTACTCTCAACCTTGAAGAGAAACTGGATGTTGGGAGTTCAGAATTTGAGGAAGAGTGGCTAGAGGTTCATCCCAGGAAGGCATGTCAGCCATTCGATAAGGGTCAGCATGGATTAAACCAAGAGGCAAAGCTAGCCAAGGAAACAGAGTTTCCATATCAGCAAGAATCAAGGGCCGAAATTGCCTTAGAGCCAACAGATGTTGGAAAATCTGAATTCACTGTAGATCTGCAAAGGCAGCATGATCTGAGCACCTGCCCCAAAGAGGGTGATCACATAGTCAGTGGCAGAACTGAATTAAAGACAGAGGTAAAACCAGCTAACCAACCCGAGTTTTCACTTCAGCAAGAATCAAATGCAGCAGTTGCCTCACAGTCTGGACTCAAAACAATGAGGGTCCCCACAGCTGTGAAAAGGAAACAATCATCAAAACCAGTATCTGCTCAATCTAAAGTCCGTCAGGAAAGTCATCCCTCTCCACTCCCTTCAGCTGATGTTGCTTCCACCAGTCTGCCCCTGTATGATGAGATCTCACTTGAAAACGACGAGTATAACTATGCCAGCCTCCTGCATGAAGTTGTGGAGAATCGTGGGAGGTGGACTAGGGAAAGATGGAGACAGACCCACAGGAAACGTTCAGTGAATCAGCCCCCAACCAAATCCAAGTAGATCACATCAGACTCCAGTTTAATGCTTTGTACATTCATCTTtgtagcaaagagagagagagagagagaggagttgtATCTATCTAAGTTCTACTGAGAGTAAACCTACTGGAATTAATATTCAAGTTAGCCATAATCATTAATTTCAAATCAGTCTAGAACGAATGTTGGATACaattatatctatcatctatctatctatctatctatctatctatctatcatctatcatctatctgttgtgacgtggggtttgtgatttcagctctcttgacataatatgctggagacagttctgtagtaacacttctttattaaagcaaacaagactgagaactgaggagggaagagctacatttatagggacagggaactagctagaaaggatacattttggagggaacaatatcaggcaatcacagtcctgccttttggaggaaaccaataagacagaggatccaaatacagcagcttaaatgaaccaatagtagctgtaccctctggaaccaaaaggcagttactttaccctaatgcaaatacagacaataataataaagatataaaatcctttgactcaatacacaacactatctatgtatgtatctatctatccatctgtctatctttatctatcatctatcatctctctatctaTAATCTGCATAGCAAGAAGATGaatatgacctttggggtcccttccaactgtacaattctatgattcaatgacatatacatatataatgaAACAGGATTAGTGGACAATGCTGATCTGGCACTGGTAAAAGAGGATGCTTCCTGTGGTTTCATGGAAAAGAGGGCTTCGGAAGCTACACACAATTCCTCACAATGCCATTCTAGAATATCTTGGAGGCATTCTGCAAGCCATGTTCTTGATGGTGAGACGTCCTATGCTGAGCACCTTCAATGCAACTTTCATGATGTTTCTTGTGATGTGGCTTTTTGGCAGGCTCAATTTTTCATCACACATCCTTCCAAAACTACCCCCAGAATGGACAGTGAGGTTTGGCCAACCTCAACATTACTAAAATAAGTTTTATGGGGCATGCTAGACTTCCCCCTTGGTGTGTTGAATGTAGTTGGTGATCCTGCCTGCCCCTTGCAATGGCCATCAGTGGGTATTTGGCAGGGGGAGGGCTTGCAGACAAGGCACTGTGACTAGACTCCTCTGAACAGCGGAGTCTGTGTCTGTGAGATCAGCACAGTGGTGGGTATCTACTAATTCAAATCACTCATGCAAATCTGAGCTATGTACCTAATACAATATCCTCTTGGATATTGAACTTAGCTAATGTTATGCCCAGTGCTGCTATCAATGGCAGTTGCTCTCCAAGTGCTTCTGGAGTGGGAGAGCATTTCACCAGGGCTGCAGCATGGTAGGTGGTGGTGCAAATGGTTAACTCCCTCTCCCTGAGTACTGGGGTCCAGGTCCTGATTGTCTTTCCTTCAAGGCTCCTATTTAAGTTTTAACAAACAGGTACATGAAAcagtggggatgcgggtggcgctgtgggttaaaccacagagcctaggacttgctgatcagtaggttggcggtttgaatccctgcaacggggtgagctcccgttgctcagtccctcctcctgccaacctagcagttcgaaaccacgtcaaagtgcaagtagataaataggtaccgcttcggcaggatggtaaacggcgtttccgtgcactgctctgattcgccagaagtggcttagtcatgctggccacatgacccggaagctgtacgcctgctcccccggccaataaagcgagatgagcgccgcaaccccagagtcggtcatgactgacgTTACCTTTTTACATGAAACAGTTATGTGATTAATTCCTGAAGTTTATATCCCCAAACCAGGAAATACAGGGTTTAGCATAGATTGT includes the following:
- the LOC128406924 gene encoding uncharacterized protein LOC128406924 isoform X1, translating into MRPRGGMKSPPQKGRVQHVTGFDLPVSTKWRLQAPALQFYTSHLPGKVASVLTKKPKLTASLAERKSLSNMKLLFGLILVWVSIKLSRFQCVLEKEYFCSSIPNGFPEGLTSILFVVTNIGILNSTVFSSPSLASVSSLALANSGITKIKPGAFSIFQNLRKLSLYQNSVTEVTASWLSNPGHLENLTVAQNLIASIGPKDFSGFSNLTSLNLANNQIYQISSKSFKELTKLTLLDLSGNKLTTLARDVFDGLMLTVMKLGGNPWNCSCQLQDFGLFLQELINASLLEDAASVICRSPPNLEGIPVWNISDLNCLPDFFSSVFENSFHKVGLPALLVCLVLISFILMLLLIWMVKRSNQQIQPSKEATDLTTNGQPSDCVDSMAEHRLTDGKIRITETGVMSHSRLLRVRAKSASAILLQAEFCPRPCQATNLADEKQGHLTTPFTLLNEKMHMRSEDLCNFMELWYYHKLETDNRKEFQRHCNVSSFPTEVYLETPDMKVTSEVATKSLQENCILGASENDDSKACDSVENPEPFLYLSVATTTVEEQIDVPPKKDVVIKAGGSCLVSLKRALTWPYEIKCLGQKSNVLSIRESFKGQFLLPTLNLEEKLDVGSSEFEEEWLEVHPRKACQPFDKGQHGLNQEAKLAKETEFPYQQESRAEIALEPTDVGKSEFTVDLQRQHDLSTCPKEGDHIVSGRTELKTEVKPANQPEFSLQQESNAAVASQSGLKTMRVPTAVKRKQSSKPVSAQSKVRQESHPSPLPSADVASTSLPLYDEISLENDEYNYASLLHEVVENRGRWTRERWRQTHRKRSVNQPPTKSK
- the LOC128406924 gene encoding leucine-rich repeat-containing protein 55-like isoform X2; translated protein: MRPRGGMKSPPQKGRVQHVTGFDLPVSTKWRLQAPALQFYTSHLPGKVASVLTKKPKLTASLAERKSLSNMKLLFGLILVWVSIKLSRFQCVLEKEYFCSSIPNGFPEGLTSILFVVTNIGILNSTVFSSPSLASVSSLALANSGITKIKPGAFSIFQNLRKLSLYQNSVTEVTASWLSNPGHLENLTVAQNLIASIGPKDFSGFSNLTSLNLANNQIYQISSKSFKELTKLTLLDLSGNKLTTLARDVFDGLMLTVMKLGGNPWNCSCQLQDFGLFLQELINASLLEDAASVICRSPPNLEGIPVWNISDLNCLPDFFSSVFENSFHKVGLPALLVCLGMFLCIC